One segment of Desmodus rotundus isolate HL8 chromosome 6, HLdesRot8A.1, whole genome shotgun sequence DNA contains the following:
- the RRBP1 gene encoding ribosome-binding protein 1 isoform X3, which translates to MDIYDTQTLGVVVFGGFMVVSAIGIFLVSTFSMKETSYEEALANQRKEMAKTHHQKVEKKKKEKTVEKKGKTKKKEEKPNGKIPEHEPAPNMTILLKDPVRAPSVAVAPTPVHPPVVMTPIATVSAMPQEKLASSPKDKKKKEKKVAKVEPAVSSVVNSIQVLASKAAILETAPKEVPMVVVPPVGAKSSTPATSTVQGKKSEGSQNQGKKAEGTLNQSKKVEGTSNQGRKAEGTPNQSKKAEGAQNQGKKVEGVLNQGRKAEGTQNQGKKADGAQNQGKKVEGAQNQAKKTEGIPNQSKKVEGIQNQGKKAEGAPNQGKKVEGSPSQGKKVEIVHNQSKKVEGIPNQGRKVEEAQNQGKKAEGAPNQGKKAEGTSNQGKKAEGPLNQGKKAEGAPNQGKKAEGAQNQGKKAEGAQNQGKKAEGAQNQGKKAEGAQNQGKKAEGAQNQGKKAEGAQNQGKKAEGAQNQGKKAEGAQNQGKKAEGAQNQGKKAEGAQNQGKKAEGAQNQGKKAEGAQNQGKKTEGAPNQGKKVEGAQNQGKKVEGAQNQGKKADSVANQGTKAEGIANQGKKAEGAPNQGKKAEGTPNQGKKSEGSPNQGKKVDASANQSKKSESTPNQSKNADMVQSQEAPKQEAPVKKKSGSKKKGEPGPPDTDSPLYLPYKTLVSTVGSMVFSEGEAQRLIEILSEKAGVIQDTWHKATQKGDPVAILKRQLEEKEKLLATEQEDAAVAKSKLRELNKELAAEKAKAAAGEAKVKKQLVAREQEIVAVQARMQASYREHVKEVQQLQGKIRTLQEQLENGPNTQLARLQQENSILRDALNQATSQVESKQNAELAKLRQELSKVSKELVEKSEAARQEEQQRKALEAKATAFEKQVLQLQVSHKESEEALQKRLDEVSRELCRSQTSHASLRADAEKAQEQQQQLAELHNKLQSSEAEVKSKCEELSGLHGQLKESRAENSQLTERIRSIEALLEAGQAREVQDAQASQVEADQQQARFKELESQLWCLEKEATELKEAVEHQKVKNNDLREKNWKAMEALASAERAFEEKLRSLTQAKEVSEKQLSLTEAQTKEALLAMFPALSDSAHQNYTDWLQELRKKGAELVKQPPVNTEAPLDLASKLRESEEIQSTLQAECDQYRTILAETEGMLRNLQKSVEQEEQVWKSKVSTTEEELQKSRATVKHLEEIVEKLKGELESSDQVKEHTLHLEAELEKHMAAASAECQSYAKEVAGLKMQLEQTEAILEDEQTQRQKLTAEFEEAQNAACRLQEELEKLRTGSLESAEADMVTQLKARLEKEKKLTSDLGRAATKLQELLKMTQEQLAKEKDTVKKLQEQVDKTEDGSSSKEGTSV; encoded by the exons ATGGACATTTACGACACTCAAACCTTGGGGGTTGTAGTCTTTGGTGGATTCATGGTTGTTTCCGCCATTGGCATCTTCCTGGTGTCAACCTTCTCCATGAAAGAGACATCATATGAAGAAGCTCTGGCCAATCAGCGCAAGGAAATGGCAAAAACTCATCACCAGaaagtagagaagaaaaagaaggagaaaacagtagagaaaaaaggaaagaccaagaaaaaggaagagaaacccaATGGGAAAATACCTGAGCACGAGCCAGCCCCCAACATGACCATCCTCCTCAAAGACCCAGTGAGGGCACCTTCAGTGGCTGTGGCTCCAACCCCAGTCCATCCCCCTGTGGTCATGACCCCTATAGCCACGGTATCAGCCATGCCCCAAGAGAAGCTGGCTTCCTCCCCTAAGgacaaaaagaagaaggagaaaaaagtagCAAAGGTGGAACCAGCAGTCAGTTCTGTAGTGAACTCTATCCAGGTTCTTGCCTCAAAGGCTGCCATCTTGGAAACTGCTCCTAAGGAGGTGCCTATGGTGGTTgtgcccccagtgggggccaagtCCAGTACCCCAGCCACAAGTACTGTGCAGGGCAAAAAGTCAGAGGGGTCCCAGAACCAGGGAAAAAAGGCAGAAGGGACCCTGAACCAGAGCAAAAAGGTAGAGGGAACTTCCAACCAGGGCAGAAAGGCGGAGGGAACCCCCAACCAGAGTAAAAAGGCAGAAGGGGCCCAAAATCAGGGCAAAAAGGTAGAAGGGGTGTTAAACCAGGGCAGAAAGGCAGAGGGGACCCAGAACCAGGGCAAAAAGGCAGACGGGGCCCAGAACCAGGGCAAAAAGGTCGAGGGGGCCCAGAACCAGGCCAAAAAGACTGAAGGGATCCCCAATCAGAGCAAAAAAGTGGAAGGGATCCAAAATCAAGGTAAAAAAGCAGAGGGGGCTCCCAACCAGGGCAAAAAGGTAGAGgggagccccagtcagggcaaaaaggTAGAAATTGTTCATAATCAGAGCAAAAAGGTGGAGGGAATCCCCAACCAGGGTAGAAAGGTAGAGGAAGCTCAGAACCAGGGCAAAAAGGCAGAAGGGGCCCCCAACCAGGGCAAAAAGGCAGAGGGTACCTCCAACCAGGGCAAAAAAGCAGAGGGGCCCCTCAACCAGGGCAAAAAGGCAGAGGGGGCTCCCAACCAGGGCAAAAAGGCAGAGGGGGCTCAGAACCAGGGCAAAAAGGCGGAGGGGGCTCAGAACCAGGGCAAAAAGGCGGAGGGGGCTCAGAACCAGGGCAAAAAGGCGGAGGGGGCTCAGAACCAGGGCAAAAAGGCGGAGGGGGCTCAGAACCAGGGCAAAAAGGCGGAGGGGGCTCAGAACCAGGGCAAAAAGGCGGAGGGGGCTCAGAACCAGGGCAAAAAGGCGGAGGGGGCTCAGAACCAGGGCAAAAAGGCGGAAGGGGCTCAGAACCAGGGCAAAAAGGCGGAGGGGGCTCAGAATCAGGGCAAAAAGGCGGAGGGGGCCCAGAACCAGGGCAAAAAGGCGGAGGGGGCCCAGAATCAGGGCAAAAAGACTGAGGGGGCTCCCAACCAGGGCAAAAAGGTAGAGGGGGCCCAGAATCAGGGCAAAAAAGTTGAGGGGGCTCAGAATCAGGGCAAAAAGGCAGATTCAGTTGCTAATCAGGGCACAAAGGCAGAGGGTATTGCAAaccaggggaaaaaagcagaggGAGCCCCTAATCAGGGGAAGAAGGCAGAGGGAACTCCAAATCAGGGCAAAAAGTCAGAAGGGTCCCCCAACCAGGGAAAAAAGGTGGATGCATCTGCCAATCAGAGTAAAAAGTCAGAATCAACTCCTAACCAGAGCAAAAATGCAGATATGGTTCAGAGCCAGGAGGCACCAAAGCAGGAGGCTCCAGTAAAGAAAAAGTCTGGTTCAAAGAAGAAAGGTGAACCTG GGCCCCCGGACACTGACAGTCCTCTCTACCTCCCCTACAAGACACTGGTCTCCACGGTTGGAAGCATGGTGTTCAGTGAGGGTGAGGCCCAGCGGCTCATTGAGATCCTGTCTGAGAAGGCTGGTGTCATTCAAGATACTTGGCATAAG GCCACTCAGAAGGGTGACCCTGTGGCGATTCTGAAACGCCagctggaagagaaggaaaagctgCTGGCCACAGAGCAGGAAGATGCAGCTGTTGCCAAGAGCAAACTAAGGGAACTCAATAAG GAGCTGGCAGCAGAAAAGGccaaggcagcagctggggagGCCAAAGTGAAAAAGCAGCTGGTGGCCAGGGAGCAGGAGATTGTGGCCGTGCAGGCCCGAATGCAGGCCAGCTACCGGGAGCATGTGAAGGAAGTTCAACAGCTGCAGGGCaag ATCCGGACTCTTCAGGAGCAGCTGGAGAATGGCCCTAACACACAGCTGGCCCGTCTGCAGCAGGAGAACTCCATCCTGAGGGACGCCTTGAACCAAGCCACAAGCCAGGTGGAGAGCAA GCAGAACGCAGAGTTGGCCAAGCTCCGGCAAGAGCTCAGCAAGGTCAGCAAGGAGCTGGTGGAGAAGTCAGAGGCAGCAcggcaggaggagcagcagcgGAAGGCTCTGGAGGCCAAAGCAACTGCCTTCGAGAAGCAGGTTCTACAGCTACAG GTATCTCACAAGGAGAGTGAAGAGGCCCTGCAGAAGCGCCTGGATGAGGTCAGCCGGGAGCTCTGCCGCTCGCAGACCAGCCACGCCAGCCTTCGGGCAGACGCCGAGAAGGCccaggaacagcagcagcagctggccg AGCTACACAACAAGTTACAGTCCTCTGAGGCGGAGGTGAAGAGCAAGTGCGAGGAGCTGAGTGGTCTACATGGACAGCTCAAGGAGTCCAGGGCAGAGAACTCACAGCTCACAGAGAGAATCCGGTCCATTGAGGCCCTGCTGGAGGCAGGCCAGGCCCGGGAAGTCCAGGATGCCCAG GCCAGCCAAGTGGAGGCCGACCAGCAGCAGGCACG CTTCAAGGAGCTGGAGTCCCAGCTGTGGTGTCTGGAAAAAGAGGCCACTGAGCTCAAGGAGGCGGTTGAGCATCAGAAAGTAAAGAACAAC GACCTCCGAGAGAAGAACTGGAAGGCGATGGAGGCACTGGCCTCAGCTGAGAGAGCCTTCGAGGAAAAGCTGCGTTCCCTGACCCAGGCCAAG GAGGTATCAGAAAAGCAGCTCAGCCTGACGGAGGCACAGACCAAGGAGGCCCTGCTGGCCATGTTCCCAGCCCTCTCTGATTCAGCCCACCAG AATTACACTGACTGGCTCCAGGAACTCAGAAAGAAAGGCGCAGAACTGGTGAAGCAGCCACCAGTGAACACCGAAGCCCCCTTG GACCTGGCCTCCAAGCTGAGAGAGTCTGAGGAGATCCAGAGCACCCTACAGGCCGAGTGTGACCAATACCGCACCATTCTGGCTGAGACA GAGGGCATGCTCAGAAACCTTCAGAAGAGTGtggagcaggaggagcaggtgtGGAAGTCCAAAGTCAGCACCACAGAGGAGGAGCTTCAGAAG TCCCGGGCCACAGTGAAACATCTCGAAGAGATTGTAGAGAAACTAAAAGGAGAACTTGAAAGTTCAGATCAG GTAAAGGAGCACACCTTGCAtctggaggcagagctggagaaGCACATGGCAGCTGCTAGTGCTGAGTGTCAGAGCTATGCCAAGGAGGTGGCAGGG CTGAAAATGCAGTTGGAGCAGACAGAAGCCATCCTGGAGGATGAGCAGACGCAGCGGCAGAAGCTAACGGCCGAGTTTGAGGAG GCTCAGAATGCAGCATGTCGGCTACAGGAGGAGCTGGAGAAACTCCGCACTGGCTCCCTTGAGTCTGCAGAAGCAGACATGGTCACACAGCTGAAG GCGAgactagaaaaagagaagaagttAACGAGTGACCTGGGACGTGCTGCCACCAAATTACAGGAGCTTTTGAAGATGACCCAGGAACAGCTGGCAAAGGAGAAAGATACAGTGAAGAAGTTGCAGGAGCAGGTGGACAAAACA GAGGACGGTAGCAGCTCAAAGGAGGGCACCTCTGTCTGA